The Roseovarius indicus genome has a segment encoding these proteins:
- a CDS encoding GNAT family N-acetyltransferase → MRLEMTHAGDWPALPCALQQHPYYGQTVRGLGAGVKTYRLCTGGGEVGRVQVLYRRMGPLRLAWVGRGPVWMPWVAEAARRDALAKIATCLPGLALVQPDTVAEAGWMRATALMTAPSVAEIDLTLSAEGRMARQHGKWRNRLRKAQAAGLTIRQRPVNGDADAALLAKEAAQRKRRGYTALPPAFLREWAGQYRHATRIFTAHLNGEVVAFMVFLLHAPVATYHVGWSGAAGRDASAHHLLLWTASNWLADRGFSRLDLGTVDTATTPGLARFKIGSGAQIRALGPTLLPLPRFLRHPSAVVRAFPLAIRRNHG, encoded by the coding sequence ATGCGACTCGAAATGACCCATGCGGGCGACTGGCCCGCCCTGCCCTGCGCGCTGCAACAACATCCGTATTACGGGCAAACGGTGCGCGGCTTGGGCGCTGGGGTGAAGACGTACCGCCTGTGCACCGGCGGCGGCGAGGTCGGGCGCGTGCAGGTTCTTTACCGGCGCATGGGCCCGCTGCGGCTGGCCTGGGTCGGGCGCGGGCCGGTCTGGATGCCCTGGGTCGCCGAAGCCGCCCGCCGCGATGCCCTGGCAAAGATCGCGACGTGCTTGCCGGGCCTGGCACTGGTTCAGCCCGACACGGTGGCCGAGGCCGGCTGGATGCGCGCAACGGCCCTGATGACAGCGCCGAGCGTGGCCGAGATCGACCTGACCCTGTCCGCCGAGGGCCGGATGGCCCGCCAGCACGGCAAATGGCGCAACCGGCTGCGCAAGGCACAGGCGGCGGGGCTGACGATCCGCCAGCGGCCGGTGAACGGCGATGCGGATGCCGCGCTTCTGGCGAAGGAGGCGGCGCAACGGAAGCGGCGGGGCTATACCGCCCTGCCCCCGGCCTTCCTGCGCGAATGGGCCGGGCAGTACCGGCATGCCACCCGCATTTTCACGGCTCACCTGAACGGCGAAGTCGTGGCCTTCATGGTTTTCCTGCTGCACGCGCCGGTGGCGACCTATCATGTCGGCTGGTCCGGCGCCGCGGGTCGTGACGCCTCGGCCCATCACCTGCTCTTGTGGACCGCCTCGAACTGGCTGGCCGACCGGGGCTTCTCGCGGCTCGACCTTGGCACGGTCGACACCGCTACCACCCCCGGCCTGGCCCGGTTCAAGATCGGCAGCGGTGCCCAAATCCGCGCCCTCGGGCCCACGCTTCTGCCTTTGCCGCGGTTTTTGCGTCACCCCTCGGCGGTTGTCCGCGCTTTCCCTCTGGCCATTCGCCGGAACCACGGTTAA
- the ssb gene encoding single-stranded DNA-binding protein — protein sequence MAGSVNKVIIIGNLGRDPEVRTFQNGGKVCNLRVATSEQWKDRNTGERRERTEWHSVAIFQEGLVRVCEQYLRKGSKVYLEGKLQTRKWQDQSGQDRYSTEVVLQGFDGTLVMLDGRDGGGGSQGGNYGGGGSDYGSGYDSGPSQGGQPSSPGPSRDYDDEIPF from the coding sequence ATGGCCGGATCGGTCAACAAGGTAATCATTATCGGCAACCTGGGCCGCGACCCCGAGGTGCGCACGTTCCAGAACGGCGGCAAGGTGTGCAACCTGCGCGTGGCGACTTCGGAGCAGTGGAAAGACCGCAACACCGGCGAGCGCCGCGAGCGGACGGAATGGCACAGCGTGGCGATCTTCCAGGAAGGTCTTGTACGGGTGTGCGAGCAATATCTGCGCAAGGGCTCGAAGGTCTACCTGGAAGGCAAGCTGCAGACACGCAAATGGCAGGACCAGTCCGGCCAGGACCGGTATTCGACCGAGGTTGTCCTGCAAGGGTTCGACGGCACGCTGGTGATGCTTGACGGTCGCGATGGCGGCGGTGGCAGCCAGGGCGGCAATTACGGTGGCGGCGGCAGCGATTACGGGAGCGGCTATGACAGCGGCCCGTCACAGGGGGGGCAGCCTTCGTCGCCCGGCCCGTCGCGCGATTACGACGACGAGATCCCGTTCTGA